A genomic window from Chlorobium phaeobacteroides DSM 266 includes:
- a CDS encoding ABC transporter ATP-binding protein: MQPVIINMKSLSKFYQMGEQTVKALDSIDLQFKRNDYTAIMGPSGSGKSTMMNIIGCLDIPTSGIYELNGQNVAEMDDNELARIRNREIGFVFQTFNLLPRLNCLRNVELPLIYAGITPEEREQRATEALHRVGLGNRITHKPSELSGGQIQRVAIARALINNPSIILADEPTGNLDTATSMEIMEIFGNLSDAGNTIILITHEEDIARYTHRVIRLRDGKIESDIPQ; this comes from the coding sequence ATGCAGCCAGTCATCATCAATATGAAGTCTCTCTCCAAGTTTTATCAGATGGGAGAACAGACTGTCAAAGCACTCGACTCGATTGATCTTCAGTTCAAACGCAACGATTACACGGCCATCATGGGACCTTCGGGAAGCGGAAAATCCACCATGATGAATATTATTGGCTGCCTCGACATCCCGACTTCGGGAATCTATGAGTTGAACGGTCAGAATGTCGCAGAAATGGACGATAATGAACTGGCAAGAATCCGAAACCGTGAAATAGGATTTGTTTTTCAAACCTTCAATCTCCTTCCAAGACTCAACTGCCTGAGAAATGTTGAACTGCCTCTGATTTATGCCGGCATAACCCCCGAAGAGCGCGAACAAAGGGCTACTGAGGCACTGCATCGCGTCGGGCTCGGCAACAGGATAACACATAAACCCTCAGAGTTGTCAGGAGGACAAATCCAGCGTGTTGCCATTGCAAGAGCTCTCATTAACAACCCGAGCATCATCCTTGCTGATGAACCTACAGGGAACCTCGATACCGCTACCAGCATGGAAATCATGGAAATATTCGGAAACCTTTCCGATGCAGGCAACACGATTATCCTTATTACGCATGAAGAGGATATCGCCCGCTATACCCACCGCGTCATACGGCTGAGAGATGGAAAAATTGAAAGCGACATACCGCAATGA